The proteins below come from a single Natrinema sp. DC36 genomic window:
- a CDS encoding 4Fe-4S binding protein, which translates to MATEEQRSNQTTPDQHDSGTGITITNNRMIRFLFTNKNVQHAVNLVTVAIFFYAIYRAAVGPTDSATNFGNVAFFGLWWTPVMLLSLVFLGRIWCYFCPMGAIVRFTQRFGLQRHFPMYTRKWVVLGIPLSVLSLTALSFAMARWPMYKAGVAYSPRLIPVYWLTILGVAVAVSLVYQRQAFCRYVCPATGVMSVTSKFSPLEIAQNTETGVQCATLEYKSDFLSTDRRCTACMKCTTEQPDEDVELRFRWPGAKVLTERIPLVDEALVALIIWAVFPIDHVLGGPVEETTVIGNLPGVLAPTAAYAVSILVTILAFTAVNRLASSWSGIDWTTSFTKFGLAYAPLGIMFTLGSHAIGGLLESGGQMLNVFARGLGIPLSLPTGASPAIVSAWNNFFVTGWLWLAVLWSAVIAWQIARTMTDSKKLAVKAFAPHFALMAGSTYVVATVLASH; encoded by the coding sequence ATGGCGACTGAAGAGCAACGGTCAAATCAGACCACTCCCGACCAACATGACTCCGGTACAGGGATCACAATTACGAACAACCGAATGATTCGGTTCTTATTCACGAACAAGAACGTCCAACACGCAGTCAACCTAGTCACCGTTGCGATTTTCTTCTACGCGATCTATCGGGCCGCGGTGGGTCCAACGGATTCAGCAACTAACTTCGGTAACGTCGCGTTCTTCGGCCTTTGGTGGACTCCAGTTATGCTTCTCAGCCTCGTCTTTCTCGGTCGAATCTGGTGCTACTTCTGTCCGATGGGAGCGATCGTTCGGTTTACCCAGCGATTCGGACTGCAACGTCACTTTCCAATGTATACGCGGAAGTGGGTTGTGCTGGGGATACCGCTGTCCGTTCTGTCGCTGACGGCGCTTTCGTTCGCCATGGCGCGGTGGCCGATGTACAAAGCTGGCGTCGCGTACTCGCCTCGTCTCATCCCCGTGTATTGGCTTACCATTCTTGGCGTCGCCGTCGCCGTCAGCCTCGTCTACCAACGGCAGGCGTTCTGTCGGTACGTCTGCCCCGCTACGGGCGTCATGAGCGTCACCTCGAAATTCTCGCCGCTGGAAATCGCACAGAACACCGAGACCGGCGTCCAGTGTGCGACACTCGAATACAAGAGTGACTTCCTCAGTACCGATCGCCGGTGCACCGCCTGCATGAAGTGTACGACAGAACAACCCGACGAAGATGTCGAGCTACGGTTCCGCTGGCCGGGCGCAAAGGTCCTCACCGAGCGCATCCCGCTCGTTGACGAGGCACTCGTCGCACTTATCATCTGGGCCGTTTTCCCGATCGATCACGTGCTCGGCGGTCCCGTCGAAGAAACGACGGTCATCGGGAACCTTCCCGGCGTCCTCGCCCCGACCGCGGCCTACGCCGTAAGTATTCTTGTGACGATTCTGGCGTTCACTGCCGTCAATCGCTTAGCGAGCAGTTGGAGCGGTATCGACTGGACGACATCGTTCACGAAGTTCGGCCTCGCGTACGCACCCCTAGGGATCATGTTCACGCTCGGTAGTCACGCTATCGGCGGACTACTGGAGTCGGGCGGACAGATGCTGAACGTGTTCGCGCGCGGACTGGGGATACCGCTTTCCCTGCCGACGGGGGCGAGTCCCGCGATTGTATCGGCCTGGAACAACTTTTTCGTCACCGGATGGCTATGGCTCGCGGTTCTTTGGAGTGCGGTGATCGCGTGGCAAATCGCACGGACAATGACTGACTCGAAAAAATTAGCAGTAAAAGCGTTTGCGCCGCACTTTGCACTGATGGCTGGGAGTACGTACGTCGTTGCCACCGTTTTAGCGAGTCACTGA
- a CDS encoding DUF488 domain-containing protein, translated as MSQFYTLGHSTRSFDELLSILDQYEITLLADVRSFPRSRTNPQFNSDRLTERLPEHDISYKHIGNLGGYKDVELNESPNAAWVNDSFHAYADYALTEGFRTGLNELLEFGEEFTVAYMCAEKVYWHCHRRIISDWLLARGHDAIHIFDANRSEEHSLTRFATIEDEIVTYPESENERVADSNNVDPANS; from the coding sequence ATGTCACAGTTTTATACTCTCGGTCACTCGACGAGATCGTTCGACGAACTTCTATCGATTCTTGATCAATACGAGATCACCCTCCTCGCTGATGTTCGGAGTTTTCCTCGCTCCCGGACGAACCCACAGTTTAACAGTGACCGATTGACAGAACGACTCCCAGAACATGACATATCATATAAACATATCGGTAATCTGGGCGGGTACAAGGACGTTGAGTTGAATGAATCTCCGAATGCAGCGTGGGTTAACGATTCATTCCATGCTTACGCTGATTATGCCCTTACCGAGGGGTTTCGAACTGGGTTGAATGAACTGCTCGAGTTCGGGGAGGAGTTCACGGTAGCGTATATGTGTGCAGAGAAGGTATACTGGCACTGTCACCGACGTATTATCTCCGATTGGTTGCTCGCACGTGGCCACGATGCTATTCATATTTTTGATGCAAATCGGTCTGAAGAACATTCACTCACACGGTTCGCAACAATAGAAGACGAGATAGTAACGTATCCAGAGTCGGAAAATGAACGAGTAGCCGATTCGAATAATGTCGATCCAGCCAACAGCTGA
- a CDS encoding UbiA family prenyltransferase has protein sequence MIAVLRFLVHSNLFISLATVSVAVTTIFLANLPLESLPLFIVFAATMFVYTVNRFTDIEEDKQNVPQRAAFTKRYGRYWLVTGIALYIAAVGVAITLGLSGAAYLFLPLVVVLLYSVGGVKRLFFVKNLVVGLAWGTIPLGVGYYYGQLRSLEILFLFVYITTMITIAAVIFDIKDIEGDRTEGISTVPNRFGPGWARISSLVATVVVAAAVVFLIAAGMLSRRYLVVLAMNAYVSMYIPFATSDRGPLYYGFVVDGEHVFLMVIVLLTEWLVW, from the coding sequence ATAATCGCTGTCCTTCGCTTCCTGGTTCATAGCAACCTTTTCATCTCACTGGCGACGGTCAGTGTCGCCGTCACGACGATCTTTCTCGCGAATCTTCCGCTTGAGTCGCTGCCACTGTTTATTGTTTTCGCGGCTACGATGTTCGTCTATACAGTCAATCGGTTCACTGACATCGAGGAGGACAAGCAGAATGTCCCCCAGCGTGCAGCGTTTACGAAGCGGTACGGTCGGTACTGGCTGGTCACCGGTATTGCGCTCTACATCGCCGCTGTCGGCGTTGCGATTACACTCGGCCTGTCTGGGGCCGCATACCTATTCCTACCGCTGGTGGTCGTCCTACTGTATTCTGTCGGCGGCGTCAAACGACTATTTTTCGTGAAAAATCTCGTTGTCGGTCTCGCCTGGGGCACGATCCCATTGGGCGTCGGTTACTATTACGGCCAACTCCGCTCACTCGAGATTCTGTTTCTGTTCGTCTATATCACGACTATGATCACGATCGCTGCAGTGATCTTCGACATAAAAGACATTGAGGGGGACCGCACAGAGGGAATTTCGACAGTCCCCAACCGCTTCGGCCCGGGGTGGGCCCGTATCAGTTCTTTGGTTGCCACAGTCGTCGTCGCCGCTGCAGTCGTCTTCCTCATAGCGGCTGGCATGCTCTCGCGACGGTACCTAGTTGTACTCGCGATGAACGCATACGTCAGTATGTATATCCCTTTCGCAACGTCGGACCGCGGCCCATTATACTACGGGTTTGTCGTCGACGGCGAACATGTATTCCTTATGGTCATCGTATTGTTAACCGAGTGGCTTGTCTGGTAG
- a CDS encoding amphi-Trp domain-containing protein translates to MPEEVLFKSESAQSRNEIASYLRSVAEKLEQGDSITLRAGEESVTMDPPARPTFEVKAEREGPADVPGELSIEFELEWDENSESAEGGTGNLEIE, encoded by the coding sequence ATGCCTGAAGAAGTCCTGTTCAAATCCGAGAGTGCCCAGAGTAGAAACGAAATCGCGTCGTACCTCCGGAGCGTCGCCGAAAAGCTCGAACAGGGAGATTCGATCACCCTGAGGGCGGGGGAAGAGTCCGTCACGATGGATCCCCCGGCACGGCCGACATTCGAAGTCAAAGCCGAACGGGAAGGGCCGGCCGATGTCCCTGGAGAACTGAGCATCGAGTTCGAACTCGAGTGGGATGAAAACAGTGAGAGTGCTGAAGGAGGAACGGGGAATCTGGAAATCGAGTAA
- a CDS encoding helix-turn-helix domain-containing protein: MITKAGLAVLDALSTGCEPTPEELAAETEYSREHLYDVLNELLAAGLLAETWCPSNQRRVRIAEHPVTEAYRTLQSEFSHVDWTELLSPATLRVCWYLDRPRHIADIADRLGITRQGVHSALSPLKHRALLSRSDPKYALRDEVSPLLAFARATVEHEHRARVREIAPSATIAWCDPKRSLVRVQTAEDADALQAAPDWEMTGLGRFAAYGLQFFLAGEPPFWYAPDEELTPAEAVCHTLLLGSGSRRVSYSMLLIETQDIDQEALIETARWYDLEPTVDALYRPLQGDYDRTDDLPVILPKNDEYMALKEQYGVS, translated from the coding sequence ATGATTACGAAGGCCGGACTCGCCGTGCTTGACGCGCTGAGTACCGGCTGTGAACCAACACCGGAGGAACTCGCGGCTGAAACCGAGTACTCACGAGAACATCTGTACGACGTACTCAACGAATTGCTCGCAGCGGGATTGCTCGCAGAAACCTGGTGCCCCAGCAATCAGCGTCGAGTCCGCATCGCGGAACATCCCGTCACCGAAGCGTATCGAACGCTCCAGTCGGAGTTCAGCCACGTAGACTGGACGGAACTGCTCTCCCCAGCCACACTCCGCGTGTGTTGGTATCTCGATAGGCCACGGCATATCGCTGATATCGCAGACCGGCTTGGAATCACCCGACAAGGTGTCCACAGCGCGTTATCACCGCTCAAGCACCGAGCATTACTCTCCAGATCCGATCCGAAGTACGCCCTCCGTGACGAAGTCTCGCCGCTGCTGGCGTTCGCTCGGGCCACCGTAGAGCATGAACATCGAGCACGAGTCCGGGAAATCGCCCCCAGCGCCACGATCGCGTGGTGCGATCCGAAGCGATCCCTCGTCCGCGTACAGACCGCTGAGGATGCGGACGCGCTCCAAGCAGCTCCAGACTGGGAGATGACCGGACTGGGCCGGTTTGCAGCGTATGGTCTACAGTTTTTCCTCGCCGGCGAGCCTCCGTTCTGGTATGCTCCAGACGAGGAGCTAACGCCTGCTGAAGCCGTGTGCCATACGCTCCTTCTCGGTAGCGGATCCCGTCGCGTCAGTTATTCGATGCTGTTGATCGAGACGCAAGATATCGATCAAGAAGCACTCATCGAGACCGCACGGTGGTACGACCTGGAACCTACTGTGGACGCGTTGTATCGGCCACTTCAGGGTGACTACGACAGGACAGATGATCTGCCAGTCATCCTTCCAAAGAACGACGAATATATGGCACTCAAAGAGCAGTACGGAGTTTCGTAA
- a CDS encoding restriction endonuclease, which yields MAVLDDLSGFEFEDVIEDVFRNLGYENVRQAERTADEGRDVIMEEVVDGTRRAIIVECKHTGTVGRPVVQKLHSAIATFDFDGPKRGMVVTTGRFTNPAQEYAQRLQQNDDPHPIELIDGEDLREIADEIALDLYNGRIEILCDETLRPYDPAVDVDAPVQEAFRDIEHIEAADLPVPHSQVTFRPVVAITADTNTVFETSVGVIHRINDRTQFVVHAERGHPKVADDDVATLVTENLHATVPLDTGQFTEVFDDVEERRFGQTQTEYKEWAVDRLQDYHTTTVTYTGDNNVTYNKTCEPNLSDISVQSIEAVYLPEVRQTTEILEYSYPYEHYAAGPSRVTLEDGIHRCVHCETSGVDGTYTYCPNCGAIACDSHIKTERLEEEPVCTGCAVTERFALKTKYFYDEKNLESFREEYAEMPLHEKAMENKLLAGGSVVATLLIVLGVLVIGGII from the coding sequence ATGGCTGTACTGGACGATCTCTCAGGGTTCGAGTTTGAGGACGTGATAGAGGACGTCTTCCGAAATCTCGGGTACGAGAACGTCCGTCAGGCTGAGCGAACCGCTGACGAGGGCCGGGACGTCATCATGGAGGAGGTCGTCGACGGCACTCGGCGCGCGATCATCGTGGAGTGCAAGCACACGGGGACGGTCGGGCGCCCGGTCGTCCAGAAGCTCCACTCGGCGATCGCGACGTTCGACTTTGACGGCCCGAAACGCGGGATGGTCGTGACGACCGGCCGGTTCACGAATCCCGCCCAGGAGTACGCCCAGCGTCTCCAGCAGAACGATGATCCCCATCCCATCGAGCTGATCGATGGCGAGGACCTCCGGGAGATCGCCGACGAGATCGCTCTCGATCTCTACAACGGCCGCATCGAGATCCTCTGTGACGAGACACTACGGCCGTATGACCCGGCGGTGGATGTCGACGCACCTGTCCAGGAGGCGTTCCGCGACATCGAGCACATCGAGGCCGCGGATCTGCCGGTGCCGCACTCGCAGGTAACGTTTCGGCCGGTGGTCGCGATCACCGCCGACACGAACACTGTCTTCGAGACCTCCGTCGGTGTCATCCACCGGATCAACGACCGCACACAGTTCGTTGTCCACGCTGAGCGCGGCCATCCGAAGGTGGCCGACGACGATGTCGCGACGCTGGTCACCGAGAATCTCCACGCGACGGTCCCCCTCGATACCGGGCAGTTTACCGAGGTATTCGATGACGTCGAGGAGCGCCGGTTTGGCCAGACCCAAACGGAGTACAAGGAGTGGGCTGTTGACCGCCTTCAGGACTACCACACGACGACGGTGACCTACACCGGCGACAACAACGTCACCTACAACAAGACGTGTGAGCCGAATCTCTCGGACATCTCAGTGCAATCGATTGAGGCGGTGTATCTACCTGAGGTTCGGCAGACGACAGAGATACTGGAGTATTCGTATCCGTACGAACACTATGCCGCTGGCCCCTCACGGGTCACTCTGGAGGACGGGATCCATCGGTGTGTCCACTGCGAGACGAGCGGCGTCGACGGGACGTACACCTACTGTCCGAACTGCGGGGCGATCGCCTGCGACAGCCACATCAAGACCGAACGGCTCGAAGAGGAACCGGTCTGTACAGGTTGTGCGGTGACCGAACGGTTCGCGCTGAAGACGAAGTACTTTTACGACGAGAAGAATCTCGAGTCGTTCCGAGAGGAGTACGCAGAGATGCCACTCCACGAGAAGGCAATGGAGAACAAGCTGCTGGCTGGCGGGAGTGTGGTTGCGACCCTGTTAATCGTCCTCGGCGTTCTCGTGATCGGCGGCATCATCTAA
- a CDS encoding DUF6166 domain-containing protein → MSGISDPRSHVQSRTSADPDVIYVGYRRRGRAIVENQSDQEQLTPERSLEVANHSPSGFEWGYGGSGPAQLALALLLDYTENEELALAENEELALAENEELALAEYKAFKTEVVSQLECTGPDGCWRLTGREIDAALREIVDDPVAPSVN, encoded by the coding sequence ATGAGTGGAATCAGCGACCCACGTTCGCACGTACAGTCACGGACCTCGGCTGATCCCGACGTCATCTACGTCGGTTACCGTCGTCGAGGCCGCGCTATCGTCGAGAACCAATCGGACCAAGAACAGCTCACGCCAGAGCGGAGTCTGGAGGTGGCGAATCACAGTCCTTCGGGATTCGAATGGGGATATGGTGGCAGCGGGCCGGCCCAACTCGCACTCGCCCTCCTGCTCGATTACACTGAGAACGAGGAGTTGGCGCTTGCGGAGAACGAGGAGTTGGCGCTTGCGGAGAACGAGGAGTTGGCGCTTGCGGAGTACAAGGCGTTCAAGACCGAAGTAGTGAGCCAGCTAGAGTGTACAGGACCCGACGGCTGCTGGCGACTCACCGGCCGCGAGATAGATGCAGCCCTTCGTGAGATAGTCGACGATCCAGTCGCACCGTCCGTCAACTAA
- a CDS encoding ATP-binding protein, translating to MDQFVNRIDELDRLQALYESDAAELAIIYGRRQIGKSELVRQSIADRDDAVYYQAVQGTATTQLRRFVEAAATTYPDITAVKEEWEPLLTYLTDRDAIIVIDEFPYLIESNEGLPSVIQHLWDTAVEESQATLVLTGSAIGIIHTHVLDGGAPLYGRVSQTPNGRLELTQLPFRSIQEFVPTYDPEERVFVYGVFGGTPRYLSPLDPSQSFGENITRLLCDPDGPLHDEPETVLQMELNEVNTYFSVLESMASGNRSRNEIAQGAGIESTNTSYYFDRLETLQIIEKHHPALADPARSKRTRYQIRDPVFRFYFRYLYGRGGQYELYGENAYADLIEPELPDFVSETFESLCHQAVPALYADYQLTQVPSQWWYKGREVDVVAPTDESTLIAGEAKFTNTPLGYDVLTDLEDDVEHIDWTPIGGGEPTYEFALFSRSGFKRSVEEAADERDDLRLFDLSDIVAILESKTDQ from the coding sequence ATGGACCAGTTCGTCAATCGTATCGATGAACTCGATCGGTTGCAGGCCCTCTATGAGAGTGACGCTGCAGAACTCGCAATTATTTATGGGCGCCGCCAGATCGGCAAGAGCGAACTCGTCCGCCAATCGATTGCCGACCGCGACGATGCCGTGTACTATCAGGCAGTCCAAGGAACAGCGACGACACAGCTCAGGCGATTCGTCGAGGCAGCAGCGACGACCTATCCAGACATCACGGCCGTCAAAGAGGAATGGGAACCGCTCTTAACGTACCTCACCGACAGAGACGCCATCATCGTCATCGACGAATTCCCGTACCTCATTGAATCGAACGAGGGGCTTCCGTCGGTTATTCAACACCTGTGGGATACAGCTGTCGAGGAGAGTCAGGCGACGCTCGTACTCACAGGCTCTGCAATCGGCATAATTCATACCCACGTCCTCGATGGCGGTGCGCCACTCTACGGCCGGGTATCCCAGACACCGAATGGCCGCCTCGAACTCACCCAGCTGCCGTTTCGTTCCATCCAAGAGTTCGTGCCGACGTACGATCCCGAAGAACGGGTGTTCGTCTATGGCGTCTTCGGCGGCACACCCCGATATCTCAGCCCTCTCGATCCATCACAGAGCTTTGGAGAGAACATCACGCGGCTGTTGTGCGACCCGGATGGCCCACTCCACGACGAGCCCGAAACCGTCCTCCAGATGGAGCTCAACGAGGTGAACACGTATTTCTCCGTACTGGAATCGATGGCCAGCGGGAACCGCAGTCGAAACGAGATCGCCCAGGGAGCCGGCATCGAGAGCACCAACACGTCGTACTACTTCGACCGGCTGGAAACGCTCCAGATCATCGAGAAACACCATCCAGCACTCGCCGACCCGGCACGCAGCAAGCGGACGCGATACCAGATCCGGGATCCCGTGTTCCGGTTTTACTTCCGCTATCTCTACGGCCGCGGGGGACAGTACGAACTCTACGGCGAGAACGCCTACGCGGATCTCATCGAACCGGAATTGCCCGACTTCGTCAGCGAAACGTTCGAATCGCTCTGTCACCAGGCGGTGCCGGCGCTCTATGCAGACTACCAGCTCACACAGGTGCCAAGCCAGTGGTGGTACAAGGGCCGGGAGGTAGATGTCGTCGCACCAACTGACGAGTCAACGCTGATCGCTGGCGAAGCGAAATTCACCAACACCCCCCTCGGTTATGACGTGCTCACGGATCTCGAAGACGACGTGGAGCACATCGACTGGACACCCATTGGAGGTGGTGAGCCGACGTATGAATTCGCCTTGTTCAGCCGCTCTGGGTTCAAACGCTCGGTCGAGGAAGCTGCAGACGAGCGTGATGATCTTCGTCTCTTCGATCTATCTGATATCGTTGCTATTCTTGAGAGTAAAACCGACCAGTAA
- a CDS encoding DUF6610 family protein, with translation MALTASTTSNAASEIAAARQADHVAFLHRVPFAYDARRLGFLTGFREDCTYQQQQFKALELSVGMLDNDFRNPDLERYVERFFEHEPQVGVIGDAYGVEEVDRYVAAAREIKGSYPKSDLVIVPKCRGAIHAVPDDLVVGYSRGYADRLAHEFSEPSDWRGRRVHILGGSPPKQLDVIKQLTRPTLTGDPPADIVGLDWNGLHRGAQFGEFWTANGWDDSGRDAEHMTIRKTVRCSLAKVREFWQARGVWPESTTRKDSVEFEYRGPSPSDIESAACTECDVNVWTTERGPFVAEYDTGVICGYCSYDCYFTHRHQNQLEGLAGEQSVYFPPA, from the coding sequence ATGGCACTCACTGCGAGTACGACCAGCAATGCAGCTAGCGAAATTGCAGCTGCTCGGCAGGCTGACCACGTGGCGTTCCTCCATCGAGTTCCGTTCGCATATGACGCGCGACGACTCGGCTTTCTTACAGGCTTTCGCGAGGACTGTACCTACCAACAGCAGCAGTTCAAAGCGTTAGAGTTGTCTGTTGGGATGCTCGATAACGATTTTCGAAATCCAGACCTAGAGCGGTACGTCGAGCGCTTTTTCGAGCACGAGCCCCAGGTCGGGGTGATTGGCGATGCCTACGGAGTCGAAGAAGTGGACCGATACGTCGCTGCTGCTCGCGAGATCAAAGGAAGCTACCCAAAATCGGACCTCGTCATCGTCCCCAAATGCCGTGGCGCGATTCACGCGGTCCCTGATGACCTCGTCGTCGGGTACTCCCGGGGATACGCCGATCGACTCGCTCACGAGTTCTCAGAGCCGAGTGATTGGCGTGGTCGTCGCGTCCACATACTTGGAGGGAGTCCGCCGAAACAACTGGACGTCATTAAGCAGCTCACCCGTCCCACACTGACGGGAGACCCACCCGCAGATATCGTCGGCCTCGACTGGAATGGTCTTCACCGTGGCGCACAGTTCGGCGAGTTCTGGACAGCTAATGGGTGGGACGACAGTGGTCGCGACGCCGAGCACATGACGATCCGAAAAACCGTTCGGTGCAGTCTCGCGAAGGTTCGAGAATTCTGGCAGGCACGAGGCGTATGGCCCGAATCGACAACTCGGAAAGACAGCGTCGAGTTCGAGTATCGCGGCCCGTCACCGAGTGATATCGAGAGTGCAGCTTGTACTGAGTGCGATGTGAACGTTTGGACGACTGAACGGGGTCCCTTCGTAGCAGAGTACGATACGGGAGTGATCTGTGGGTACTGTAGCTACGACTGCTACTTCACGCATCGGCATCAGAACCAGCTCGAAGGGCTAGCCGGCGAACAAAGCGTCTACTTCCCGCCAGCCTGA
- a CDS encoding ArdC-like ssDNA-binding domain-containing protein, with protein MATSSDSSVSFEKTDTRHDEMQSTIEEWIDDLVDRVDDAQASEEFQEWLDVQSRFHDYSHRNTLLIKLQHPEATKVAGYNTWRNDFDRHVQEGEQAIWIWAPIITKRCPECENSPSYHEKIGCEYNETSADEWSKGLVGFKPAPVFNVSQTDGEPLPELKTAAMGDANDLVPALKGAADKLGVTVRIVDADDWEHGDAKGVCKYRSLHNLQPVVEAIARSNQADLAVTLIHEYAHALLHFDIEDEPERAKREVEAEAVAYIVGRYFGLDTSGSAFYLAAWQGDDSEAIQERLGRISSTAQEIIGSLVE; from the coding sequence ATGGCTACGAGTAGTGATTCGTCGGTCTCGTTCGAGAAGACCGACACCCGACACGACGAGATGCAAAGTACCATCGAAGAGTGGATCGACGACCTCGTCGACCGCGTCGACGATGCACAAGCAAGTGAGGAGTTCCAGGAGTGGTTGGATGTCCAGAGTCGTTTCCACGACTATTCGCACCGAAATACGCTCCTGATCAAGCTCCAGCATCCAGAGGCAACGAAGGTCGCAGGCTACAATACGTGGCGAAACGACTTCGATCGACACGTCCAGGAAGGCGAACAGGCCATCTGGATCTGGGCTCCGATCATCACCAAGCGATGTCCCGAGTGTGAGAATTCGCCCAGCTACCACGAGAAAATCGGCTGTGAGTACAACGAGACGTCGGCGGATGAGTGGTCGAAAGGCCTTGTCGGGTTCAAACCAGCACCAGTCTTCAACGTCTCCCAGACGGACGGAGAGCCGCTCCCCGAACTGAAGACCGCAGCGATGGGCGACGCCAACGACCTGGTGCCAGCGCTCAAAGGAGCAGCTGATAAACTCGGTGTGACGGTACGCATTGTCGATGCTGACGACTGGGAGCATGGCGACGCGAAGGGAGTCTGTAAGTACCGGAGCCTACACAACCTCCAGCCAGTCGTCGAAGCGATAGCCCGATCGAATCAGGCAGATCTCGCTGTCACGCTGATTCACGAGTACGCCCACGCGTTGCTACACTTCGATATCGAGGATGAACCCGAACGGGCAAAGCGCGAGGTCGAAGCAGAAGCCGTCGCGTACATCGTCGGTCGGTATTTCGGACTCGACACGAGCGGATCTGCATTCTATCTCGCTGCTTGGCAGGGCGATGACTCAGAAGCAATTCAAGAGCGCCTCGGTCGAATCAGTTCCACTGCTCAGGAGATCATTGGATCACTCGTGGAGTAA
- the orc4 gene encoding orc1/cdc6 family replication initiation protein — translation MTPDSSPNSVDDPLFESGHRIFANKDLLKIGHVPEADRIVGRDEEISKLAKRLNGAVHGYSPENVMIYGKTGTGKSLVSKHVCQRAQNAAQDGVEIGTAYLDCAEDNTETQAISSLAAKLNDESSTGITVPHTGLSTSKYYKLLWKTLDAQFDSVIIILDEIDLMNDDSVLMKLSRAEEAGKIDCSVGVIAISNKIQYVDNVNERVKSSFQHKELFFKPYDANQLREIMFNREDAFQDGVLSEDVIPLSAAFAAQEHGDARKAIDILRHAGEVAYEAGAEQVAEEHVRQAQQHAEKDRFRELVNGAPTQAKAALLALTELSVNTNDDAFLTSRVYDQYERICNHLDMDILSVRRFRDILKEQAFLGVVEIEKINKGSAGGIHLQNRLIEDPQVVRETILEDSRMQNWTRE, via the coding sequence ATGACGCCCGACTCTTCACCCAATTCTGTCGACGATCCCCTCTTTGAATCCGGGCATCGTATCTTCGCGAACAAGGATCTCCTAAAAATCGGCCATGTTCCAGAGGCTGACCGGATCGTCGGTCGCGACGAGGAAATCTCGAAACTCGCAAAACGCCTCAATGGCGCTGTCCACGGGTACTCTCCGGAGAACGTAATGATCTACGGGAAAACAGGGACCGGTAAATCTCTCGTTTCAAAACACGTCTGTCAACGAGCTCAAAATGCTGCTCAGGATGGCGTCGAGATTGGAACAGCGTATCTCGACTGTGCAGAAGACAATACCGAGACCCAGGCAATCTCCTCACTTGCCGCGAAGCTGAACGATGAATCTTCTACTGGAATCACCGTTCCTCATACCGGCCTCAGTACGTCGAAATACTACAAACTCCTCTGGAAGACGCTTGACGCTCAATTCGATTCTGTGATCATCATCCTGGACGAGATCGACTTGATGAACGACGACAGCGTGCTGATGAAACTCTCGCGCGCTGAAGAGGCGGGGAAAATCGACTGTAGCGTCGGTGTCATCGCGATCAGCAACAAGATCCAGTACGTCGACAACGTGAACGAGCGCGTGAAAAGCAGTTTTCAACACAAGGAGCTGTTCTTCAAGCCATACGACGCCAACCAGCTCCGGGAGATCATGTTCAATCGCGAGGACGCCTTCCAGGACGGCGTCCTTTCCGAGGACGTGATTCCGCTCTCGGCTGCCTTCGCCGCACAGGAACACGGCGATGCTCGGAAGGCGATCGATATTCTTCGCCACGCCGGGGAGGTCGCCTACGAGGCCGGGGCAGAGCAAGTGGCGGAGGAACACGTCCGCCAGGCGCAGCAGCACGCCGAAAAGGACCGGTTCAGAGAACTCGTGAACGGTGCACCCACGCAGGCGAAGGCGGCATTGCTGGCGCTAACGGAATTGAGTGTCAACACCAACGACGATGCTTTCCTCACGAGCCGGGTGTACGACCAGTACGAACGCATCTGCAACCATCTCGATATGGATATCCTCTCCGTCCGTCGGTTCCGCGACATCCTGAAAGAGCAAGCCTTCCTCGGGGTTGTCGAAATCGAGAAGATCAACAAGGGGAGTGCGGGCGGCATCCACCTCCAGAACCGACTCATCGAAGATCCCCAGGTTGTCCGCGAAACGATCCTCGAGGACAGCCGGATGCAGAACTGGACTCGCGAGTAG